Proteins found in one Sorghum bicolor cultivar BTx623 chromosome 1, Sorghum_bicolor_NCBIv3, whole genome shotgun sequence genomic segment:
- the LOC8066259 gene encoding uncharacterized protein LOC8066259 gives MARELAAACVVAALVALCAAALGVAAQPRPAPRPLPSNYQMITPGKYKRDQQTACDNPKNKQQKCIAKCDKRCPNQCIVLCPGCKTFCMCDFYPGVSCGDPRFTGGDGNNFYFHGKKDGDFCILSDANLHINAHFIGKRNPAMSRDFTWIQAVGIRFGAAGAVDHRLYMGAQKTAKWSNDVDRLELAFDGAPVTIPAETGAVWEPAAVPGLTVTRTAAANGVRVQLRGVFDIVANVVPISEEDSRVHNYGVTEDDSLAHFDLGFKFFDLTDDVHGVLGQTYRADYINQLSVSSKMPVMGGAPNYVSSDIFATDCAVARFGARRAGAGISMVTAQAS, from the exons ATGGCCCGGGAGCTCGCCGCAGCATGTGTGGTTGCCGCCCTGGTGGCCCTGTGCGCGGCCGCACTCGGTGTGGCCGCGCAGCCACGGCCGGCGCCGCGCCCACTGCCGTCCAACTACCAGATGATCACCCCGGGCAAGTACAAGAGGGACCAGCAGACGGCGTGCGACAATCCCAAGAACAAGCAGCAGAAATGCATCGCCAAGTGCGACAAGCGCTGCCCCAACCAGTGCATCGTCCTCTGCCCCGGATGCAAGACATTCTGCA TGTGTGACTTCTACCCCGGCGTGTCCTGCGGTGACCCGCGCTTCACCGGCGGCGACGGCAACAACTTCTACTTCCACGGCAAGAAGGACGGGGACTTCTGCATCCTCTCCGACGCCAACCTCCACATCAACGCGCACTTCATCGGCAAGCGCAACCCGGCCATGAGCCGCGACTTCACGTGGATCCAGGCGGTCGGCATCCGCTtcggcgccgccggcgccgtcgaCCACCGCCTCTACATGGGCGCACAGAAGACCGCCAAGTGGAGCAACGACGTGGACCGCCTGGAGCTGGCCTTCGACGGCGCGCCCGTCACCATCCCCGCCGAGACCGGCGCCGTGTGGGAGCCCGCCGCCGTGCCGGGGCTCACCGTCACCCGGACCGCCGCCGCCAACGGCGTCAGGGTGCAGCTCAGGGGCGTGTTCGACATCGTCGCCAACGTGGTGCCCATCAGCGAGGAGGACTCGCGCGTCCACAACTACGGCGTGACCGAGGACGACAGCCTCGCGCACTTCGACCTCGGGTTCAAGTTCTTCGACCTCACCGACGACGTGCATGGCGTCCTCGGCCAGACCTACCGCGCCGACTACATCAACCAGCTCAGCGTCAGCTCCAAGATGCCCGTCATGGGTGGGGCGCCAAACTACGTCTCCTCGGACATCTTCGCCACTGACTGCGCCGTCGCAAGGTTTGGTGCccgccgcgccggcgccggcatcTCCATGGTTACAGCTCAGGCCAGTTAA
- the LOC8066257 gene encoding zinc finger protein ZAT10, which produces MAAGSEALLDATALSLSLALPTTTPAPGLVAGLKINKEDYLAICLAALAGTRGTGLSNKAVVAGFGLPQHQGQGHGNNNNKQQQWCPPPAALAHEEQLRFRCAVCGKAFASYQALGGHKSSHRKPPTPEQYAAAAAAQQQEAVSAPDSEETTTTTTSSSGGTTSTGGPHRCTICRKGFATGQALGGHKRCHYWDGTSSVSVSMSASASATGSSSAVTVRNFDLNLMPVPENAGMKRWVEEEEVQSPLPIKKRRILD; this is translated from the coding sequence ATGGCCGCCGGTTCCGAAGCTCTTCTTGACGCCACCgcgctctccctctccctcgcgCTGCCGACGACGACGCCGGCGCCCGGCCTGGTGGCGGGGCTCAAGATCAACAAGGAGGACTACCTCGCCATCTGCCTCGCCGCGCTCGCCGGTACCCGAGGAACCGGCCTCAGCAACAAGGCGGTCGTCGCTGGGTTCGGCCTCCCGCAGCACCAGGGACAGGGACAcggcaataataataataagcagCAGCAGTGGTGCCCACCGCCGGCGGCGCTGGCGCACGAGGAGCAGCTCCGGTTCCGGTGCGCGGTGTGCGGGAAGGCCTTCGCGTCGTACCAGGCGCTCGGCGGCCACAAGTCCAGCCACCGCAAGCCGCCCACGCCGGAGCagtacgccgccgccgcggcggcgcagcagcagGAGGCGGTTTCCGCGCCCGACTCCgaggagacgacgacgacgacgacgtcgtcgtcgggAGGGACGACTTCTACCGGTGGGCCGCACCGGTGCACCATCTGCCGGAAGGGGTTCGCCACGGGCCAGGCGCTCGGCGGCCACAAGCGCTGCCACTACTGGGACGGCACGTCGTCGGTGTCCGTCTCcatgtcggcgtcggcgtccgcTACGGGGTCGTCGTCGGCCGTCACCGTCAGGAACTTTGACCTCAACCTGATGCCTGTGCCGGAGAACGCCGGCATGAAGAGATGggtcgaggaggaggaggtgcagagtCCACTGCCCATCAAGAAGCGCAGGATCTTGGATTAG